The following are encoded in a window of Streptomyces sp. 11x1 genomic DNA:
- a CDS encoding bifunctional serine/threonine-protein kinase/ABC transporter substrate-binding protein, giving the protein MRALRAHDPGELGGHRLLARLGAGGMGVVYLARTADGTLAAVKVIRAEYAAEQAFRERFRREARLARTFTCRWLVNVTDADAEAREPWLATAFVPGPSLAEAVDGHGPLPPAVVTTLGARLAEALAEVHAAGLVHRDVKPGNVLLALDGPRLIDFGIARSPGGTALTEPDAIVGTPGYLAPEQARSGGAAAPASDLFALGCVLAYALTGQRPFGLGDPAAVLYRTVHEEPDVPGLDRLPLPLRTAITGCLAKDPASRPTAAGLACSLRDTRPRTATGPDQQDALRQHTAPAHEFTPAPDSTADWLPSAVLRMVADRSTRALDPPPRQSGPAAPLEPTLVEEGRAPSRRRLLAIGGSVGAALAASGTALVLTNRQDTAQGGSAQGLPVHVIGFQAALTGEHKEAGLAQERGARLAVAAYNARADTRFRLALTSYDDRGEAGRAKEGVRTLLAQRSLCAVIGPTTVAAARVAVPLYGKAYTPVLLVSADSSAVGPSSAETRTRCATVVPSSFRNLPVLSYLTRVRGVGRTAVVHDQAAPGMAETARNLRESPPSDGSATVHPVASGTEDFGPAVAAALATHPEAVVYAGTSPTRAAACARALASAGFTGPRVSYEPVMRPAFTKTAGEAAEGWVFEAPYSEPQSSDTKAARAFTAAHRARYGVPPARWAAEAHDAVGLITAALEAHGAGVGITPGQVAERIFKLTYEGVAKPIRFTQDLTHSLEPENTSFLYQVEDGRFRLLGRYDQVG; this is encoded by the coding sequence ATGCGGGCGCTGCGCGCGCACGACCCCGGCGAACTGGGCGGGCACCGGCTGCTGGCCCGGCTCGGCGCGGGCGGCATGGGCGTGGTCTACCTGGCCCGAACCGCCGACGGGACCTTGGCCGCCGTGAAAGTCATCCGCGCCGAGTACGCCGCCGAACAGGCCTTCCGGGAACGGTTCCGGCGGGAGGCACGGCTGGCCAGGACCTTCACTTGCCGCTGGCTGGTGAACGTCACCGACGCCGACGCCGAGGCACGCGAGCCCTGGCTCGCCACCGCGTTCGTGCCGGGGCCCTCCCTCGCCGAGGCCGTGGACGGCCACGGCCCGCTGCCGCCGGCCGTCGTCACCACGCTCGGCGCCCGGCTCGCGGAGGCACTGGCCGAGGTGCACGCCGCCGGTCTGGTGCACCGGGACGTCAAGCCGGGCAACGTCCTGCTCGCCCTCGACGGCCCCCGCCTGATCGACTTCGGCATCGCCCGGTCGCCGGGCGGCACGGCGCTGACCGAACCCGACGCGATCGTCGGCACCCCCGGCTACCTGGCCCCCGAGCAGGCCCGGAGCGGTGGCGCGGCGGCCCCGGCGAGCGACCTGTTCGCGCTGGGCTGTGTGCTGGCGTACGCGCTCACCGGGCAGCGGCCCTTCGGCCTCGGCGACCCGGCCGCCGTCCTGTACCGCACCGTGCACGAGGAACCCGACGTGCCCGGTCTCGATCGGCTGCCGCTTCCCCTGCGCACGGCGATCACCGGCTGCCTGGCCAAGGACCCCGCGTCCCGGCCCACGGCGGCCGGACTCGCGTGCTCCCTGCGGGATACCCGTCCGAGGACCGCGACCGGGCCCGATCAACAGGACGCCCTCCGTCAACACACAGCCCCCGCACATGAGTTCACCCCCGCCCCTGACTCCACTGCCGACTGGCTCCCCTCCGCCGTGCTCCGCATGGTCGCCGACCGCTCCACCCGCGCCCTGGACCCGCCGCCCCGGCAGAGCGGCCCCGCGGCCCCGCTGGAGCCCACCCTGGTGGAAGAGGGCCGCGCCCCCTCCCGGCGCCGGCTCCTCGCGATCGGCGGATCGGTCGGCGCGGCGCTCGCCGCGTCCGGCACCGCGCTCGTGCTGACGAACCGTCAGGACACCGCGCAGGGCGGCTCGGCGCAGGGCCTGCCCGTCCATGTCATCGGCTTCCAGGCAGCCCTGACGGGTGAGCACAAGGAGGCCGGGCTGGCGCAGGAGCGCGGCGCCCGACTGGCCGTGGCCGCGTACAACGCCCGTGCGGACACCCGCTTCCGGCTCGCCCTGACCTCGTACGACGACCGGGGCGAGGCGGGGCGGGCGAAGGAAGGGGTCCGCACACTGCTCGCCCAGCGGTCGCTGTGCGCGGTGATCGGCCCCACCACCGTCGCCGCCGCCCGCGTCGCGGTCCCCCTGTATGGGAAGGCGTACACGCCTGTCCTGCTCGTCTCGGCCGACTCCAGCGCAGTGGGGCCGTCCTCGGCCGAGACCCGCACCCGCTGTGCGACCGTGGTTCCATCCAGCTTCCGGAACCTGCCCGTGCTCTCCTACCTGACTCGGGTACGCGGGGTCGGGCGCACCGCCGTGGTCCATGACCAGGCCGCGCCCGGGATGGCCGAGACCGCCCGCAACCTGCGCGAGTCCCCGCCCAGCGACGGCAGCGCCACGGTTCACCCGGTGGCGTCCGGTACGGAGGACTTCGGCCCGGCCGTCGCCGCCGCGCTGGCCACTCACCCCGAGGCCGTCGTCTACGCCGGCACCTCGCCGACCCGCGCCGCGGCCTGCGCCCGCGCCCTCGCCTCGGCGGGATTCACCGGCCCCCGCGTGAGCTACGAACCCGTCATGCGCCCGGCCTTCACGAAGACCGCGGGCGAGGCGGCCGAGGGCTGGGTGTTCGAGGCTCCCTACAGCGAACCGCAGTCGTCGGACACCAAGGCCGCCAGAGCGTTCACCGCCGCGCACCGCGCCCGCTACGGCGTGCCTCCCGCCCGCTGGGCCGCGGAAGCCCACGACGCGGTGGGGCTGATCACCGCGGCCCTGGAGGCCCATGGCGCCGGTGTCGGCATCACCCCCGGACAGGTCGCCGAACGCATCTTCAAACTCACCTACGAGGGTGTGGCCAAACCCATCCGTTTCACCCAGGACCTCACCCACAGCCTGGAGCCCGAGAACACGAGCTTCCTGTACCAGGTCGAGGACGGGAGGTTCCGGCTCCTGGGCCGCTACGACCAGGTGGGGTGA
- a CDS encoding bifunctional serine/threonine-protein kinase/ABC transporter substrate-binding protein, with protein sequence MERLLPTDPSRLGGNRLLGRLGAGGMGVVYLARTGTGDLAAVKVIQPEYADQADFRARFRREASSAGQVDSPWVVRVVGADTEAAAPWLATAFVPGPSLEEAVAACGPLPDRAVRVLGKVLASALAAVHEARLVHRDVKPGNVLLALDGPRLIDFGIARPTAADETELTSDGMVVGTPGFLSPEQARARRVGAASDVFSLGCVLAYAATGRPPFGTGTVDGLLYRTVHDEPELDGVADADLRALLVRCLAKEPEQRPTAPEVDTELVEDAPVGTVDWLPDPVVRMIADRSARMLALPGIEPTEVSREPLGRSRRRVLALGGGAALLLAGGGAALWAALRDDEGTSGATTTGSPWAIGLHADLTGPLRKAGRAQERGARLAVERFNAREGRPFTLALRTEDDRGEPARALRAARRLTGSADVLAVLGPTGYSSTQAALEVYDGAGMPLVTVSELSTSAAESAIAGDAPRSYFQAATLSAYGALATVTALGADGVGKLGLLGDRAGRLAGMESMLVVGFQAQGRLDLHLRVVPALASAGDLAPVTIDMLGRGVDGFYYLGTPDRAAAVARALAERNFTGPRYLDAASATDAFLSGAGRAAEGWQVLTSYIGPDAAPVNAFATAYRKRYGGAPGPWAAEAYDVTRLLADRLTALAPKGGNRPTHERVTRALTTARFTGVAATYAFDDRKRMKRQVLHRYRVQNGQFAYVGAMDVTGT encoded by the coding sequence ATGGAGCGGCTGCTTCCCACCGACCCCTCCCGCCTCGGCGGCAACCGCCTGCTGGGCCGTCTGGGAGCCGGCGGTATGGGCGTGGTGTACCTGGCCCGCACCGGGACCGGCGACCTGGCCGCAGTGAAGGTGATCCAGCCCGAGTACGCCGACCAGGCCGATTTCCGGGCCCGCTTCCGCCGCGAGGCGTCCTCCGCCGGGCAGGTGGACAGCCCCTGGGTGGTACGGGTGGTGGGCGCCGACACGGAGGCGGCCGCGCCCTGGCTGGCCACCGCGTTCGTGCCCGGCCCCTCCCTGGAGGAGGCGGTCGCGGCCTGCGGTCCCCTGCCGGACCGTGCGGTACGGGTGCTGGGCAAGGTGCTGGCGAGCGCCCTGGCCGCCGTGCACGAGGCGCGCCTGGTGCACCGGGACGTCAAGCCGGGCAACGTCCTGCTCGCCCTCGACGGCCCCCGCCTGATCGACTTCGGCATCGCCCGCCCGACGGCGGCCGACGAGACCGAGCTGACCTCGGACGGCATGGTGGTCGGCACCCCCGGATTCCTCTCTCCCGAGCAGGCCCGGGCGCGGCGGGTGGGCGCGGCGAGCGATGTCTTCTCGCTGGGCTGCGTGCTCGCGTACGCGGCCACCGGACGCCCGCCCTTCGGCACCGGCACTGTCGACGGCTTGCTGTACCGCACCGTCCACGACGAGCCCGAGCTGGACGGCGTCGCGGACGCCGACCTGCGGGCGCTGCTCGTCCGCTGTCTGGCGAAGGAGCCGGAACAGCGGCCCACGGCCCCGGAGGTGGACACGGAACTGGTGGAGGACGCCCCCGTCGGCACCGTCGACTGGCTGCCCGACCCCGTGGTGCGGATGATCGCCGACCGGTCGGCGCGGATGCTCGCCCTGCCGGGCATCGAGCCCACCGAGGTCTCGCGGGAGCCGCTCGGCCGCAGCCGTCGCCGGGTCCTCGCCCTCGGCGGCGGCGCGGCGCTGCTCCTGGCGGGCGGGGGCGCCGCGCTGTGGGCGGCGCTGCGCGACGACGAGGGCACCTCGGGGGCCACCACCACCGGCAGCCCCTGGGCCATCGGCCTCCACGCGGATCTGACGGGCCCGCTGCGGAAGGCCGGACGGGCGCAGGAGCGAGGTGCGCGGCTGGCGGTGGAGCGGTTCAACGCCCGCGAGGGCAGACCGTTCACGCTCGCCCTGAGGACCGAGGACGACCGGGGGGAGCCGGCCCGCGCGCTCCGGGCGGCCCGGCGGCTGACCGGCTCCGCCGATGTCCTCGCGGTGCTCGGCCCCACCGGCTACTCCTCGACACAGGCCGCGCTGGAGGTCTACGACGGCGCCGGGATGCCGCTGGTGACGGTGTCGGAACTGTCCACCAGCGCCGCGGAATCGGCCATCGCCGGCGACGCCCCGCGCTCGTACTTCCAGGCCGCGACGCTGTCCGCGTACGGCGCCCTCGCCACCGTCACCGCTCTCGGCGCGGACGGTGTGGGAAAGCTGGGCCTGCTGGGCGACAGGGCGGGCAGGCTGGCCGGGATGGAGTCCATGCTCGTCGTCGGCTTCCAGGCACAGGGCCGACTCGATTTGCATCTGCGTGTGGTGCCCGCCCTGGCGAGCGCCGGTGACCTGGCACCTGTCACCATCGACATGCTCGGCCGTGGGGTCGACGGCTTCTACTACCTGGGCACCCCCGATCGCGCCGCCGCTGTCGCCCGCGCCCTCGCGGAGCGGAACTTCACCGGGCCCCGCTACCTCGACGCCGCCTCCGCCACCGACGCCTTCCTCTCCGGGGCAGGCCGGGCGGCCGAGGGCTGGCAGGTGCTGACGTCGTACATCGGACCCGACGCCGCGCCCGTCAACGCCTTCGCCACCGCCTACCGCAAGCGCTACGGCGGTGCGCCGGGCCCGTGGGCGGCCGAGGCGTACGACGTGACGCGCCTGCTCGCCGACCGGCTCACCGCCCTCGCCCCGAAGGGCGGAAACCGGCCCACCCACGAACGGGTCACCCGGGCCCTCACCACGGCCCGGTTCACCGGCGTGGCCGCGACCTACGCCTTCGACGACCGGAAGCGGATGAAGCGGCAGGTGCTCCACCGGTACCGCGTCCAGAACGGGCAGTTCGCCTACGTGGGCGCCATGGACGTCACCGGAACCTGA
- a CDS encoding glycosyl hydrolase family 65 protein: MRDWIWEYQGYDPGQEGLREALCTLGNGYFATRGALPECGADSVHYPGTYAAGCYDRLTSEVAGHHVENEDMVNLPNWLPLRFRLTGGDWLTPDRHRLLDHSLGLDLWTGLLERRSTYEDGAGRRLRVRQLRLVHMGDPHLAALRTEFTAEDFSGELEVEAALDGRVRNAGVARYRDLETRHLVHVHSDSADADTVWLRCRTSASDIRVGMAARTVSASGEPSEARHAGRRALQRFRLALAPGRTVTVDKTVSLFTSRDPAIDDPLQAAVDRVGHAPGFDELLESHLTAWDLLWRRADLEVPGKAGHILRLHLFHVLQTLSPHTADLDVGVPARGLHGEAYRGHVFWDELFVLPYLNLHFPEVSRALLTYRHRRLARALTAARDIGRTGAMYPWQSASDGREETQRLHLNPRSGRWLPDHSHLQHHVGSAIAYNVWRYYEASGDTEFLHTKGAEMLLQIARFWANAATWDEGLGRYRVRGVVGPDEYHEAYPGADRPGLDDNTYTNVTAAWVLARACELLETLPWPRRLELADRTGFDGGELELWEDVSRSLHVPFHAGVISQFEGYGELAELDWAAYMAKYGDIRRLDRILEAEGDTVNRYKASKQADALMLGHLFSPAELRALFDRLGYRLDDETWRRTVDYYLARTSHGSTLSALVHGWVLARARRSEAWTFVQEALAGDIADLQGGTTGEGIHLGAMAGTLDLVQRGLTGLETRGDTLRLTPVPIPELSEYGFSIRYRGHWGVQLRLRSGQLHIAVPDSDRDPITVALGDRTVSVAPGESRTLALPD, translated from the coding sequence ATGCGTGACTGGATCTGGGAGTACCAGGGCTACGACCCGGGGCAGGAGGGCCTGCGCGAGGCGCTGTGCACCCTCGGCAACGGCTACTTCGCCACCCGCGGCGCACTGCCCGAGTGCGGCGCCGACTCCGTGCACTACCCGGGCACCTACGCGGCCGGCTGCTACGACCGGCTCACCTCCGAGGTGGCGGGCCACCACGTCGAGAACGAGGACATGGTCAACCTGCCCAACTGGCTGCCGCTGCGCTTCCGTCTCACCGGCGGCGACTGGCTGACCCCGGACCGCCACCGGCTGCTCGACCACAGCCTGGGCCTGGACCTGTGGACCGGCCTCCTGGAGCGCCGCTCCACGTACGAGGACGGCGCCGGACGCCGTCTGCGGGTACGACAGCTGCGGCTGGTGCACATGGGGGACCCACATCTCGCCGCGCTGCGCACGGAGTTCACCGCCGAGGACTTCTCGGGGGAACTGGAGGTGGAGGCCGCCCTGGACGGCCGGGTGCGCAACGCCGGAGTGGCGCGCTACCGGGACCTGGAGACCAGGCACCTCGTGCACGTCCACTCCGACTCGGCGGACGCCGACACGGTGTGGCTGCGCTGCCGCACCAGCGCCTCCGACATCCGTGTCGGCATGGCGGCACGGACCGTCAGCGCGAGCGGGGAGCCGTCCGAGGCCCGGCACGCGGGGCGGCGGGCCCTCCAGCGGTTCCGCCTCGCACTGGCGCCCGGCCGCACCGTCACCGTGGACAAGACCGTCTCCCTGTTCACCTCCCGCGACCCGGCGATCGACGACCCGCTCCAGGCGGCCGTCGACCGGGTCGGCCACGCCCCCGGCTTCGACGAGCTGCTGGAGTCCCACCTCACCGCGTGGGACCTGCTGTGGCGGCGTGCCGATCTGGAGGTGCCCGGGAAGGCGGGTCACATCCTCCGGCTGCATCTGTTCCACGTCCTGCAGACACTCTCCCCGCACACCGCCGACCTCGACGTCGGCGTCCCCGCGCGCGGACTGCACGGCGAGGCCTACCGCGGACACGTCTTCTGGGACGAACTGTTCGTCCTGCCCTATCTGAACCTGCACTTCCCCGAGGTCTCCCGGGCACTGCTGACCTACCGTCACCGCCGCCTGGCGCGGGCCCTGACCGCGGCCAGGGACATCGGGCGGACCGGGGCCATGTACCCCTGGCAGAGCGCGAGCGACGGCCGTGAGGAGACCCAGCGACTGCACCTCAACCCGCGTTCGGGGCGCTGGCTTCCCGACCACTCGCACCTGCAGCACCATGTGGGATCGGCCATCGCCTACAACGTGTGGCGGTACTACGAAGCCAGCGGCGACACCGAGTTCCTGCACACCAAGGGTGCCGAGATGCTGCTCCAGATCGCCCGTTTCTGGGCGAACGCGGCCACCTGGGACGAGGGCCTCGGCCGCTACCGCGTCCGCGGTGTCGTCGGGCCCGACGAATACCACGAGGCCTACCCCGGGGCCGACCGGCCGGGACTCGACGACAACACGTACACCAATGTCACCGCTGCCTGGGTCCTCGCCCGCGCCTGCGAGCTGCTGGAGACGCTCCCCTGGCCGCGCCGCCTGGAGCTCGCCGACCGCACCGGCTTCGACGGCGGCGAACTCGAACTGTGGGAGGACGTCTCCCGCTCCCTCCACGTGCCGTTCCACGCCGGTGTGATCAGCCAGTTCGAGGGGTACGGCGAGCTGGCCGAACTCGACTGGGCGGCGTACATGGCGAAGTACGGCGACATCCGCCGACTGGACCGGATCCTGGAGGCCGAGGGCGACACCGTCAACCGGTACAAGGCGTCCAAGCAGGCCGACGCGCTGATGCTCGGCCATCTCTTCTCACCCGCCGAACTGCGCGCGCTCTTCGACCGGCTCGGGTACCGGCTGGACGACGAGACCTGGCGGCGCACGGTGGACTACTACCTGGCCCGTACGTCGCACGGCTCCACACTCAGCGCGCTCGTGCACGGCTGGGTACTCGCCAGGGCCCGCCGCTCGGAGGCATGGACCTTCGTCCAGGAGGCGCTCGCCGGCGACATCGCCGACCTGCAGGGCGGCACCACCGGCGAGGGCATCCACCTCGGCGCCATGGCGGGCACGCTCGACCTCGTGCAGCGCGGTCTGACCGGACTGGAGACGCGCGGCGACACGCTGAGGCTCACCCCAGTGCCGATCCCGGAGCTGTCCGAGTACGGGTTCTCCATCCGCTACCGGGGCCACTGGGGCGTGCAGCTGCGGCTGCGGTCCGGACAGCTGCACATCGCCGTGCCCGACTCCGACCGCGACCCCATCACCGTGGCCCTCGGTGACCGCACCGTCTCGGTCGCGCCGGGGGAGTCCCGCACGCTCGCCCTGCCGGACTGA
- a CDS encoding type I glyceraldehyde-3-phosphate dehydrogenase, whose product MTVRVGVNGFGRIGRTYLRAALARAEAGTQDVEVVAINDITSPATLAHLLEYDSTFGRMGREVSHDDSSITVDGRRITVTAERDPAALRWADHGADIVVESTGRFRDRESAALHLKAGAHTVLLSAPGKGVDATIVMGVNDGTYDRHRDRIGPHKDLRRARSAALSIIPTSTGAARAVGLVVPELAGALDGIAVRVPVEDGSLTDLAVVLEREATAEEVNAAFTTAADGPLHGVLRVSKAPIVSRDVIGDPSSCVFDPALTQVNGTLAKVFGWYDNEWGYTNRLLDLTALVADD is encoded by the coding sequence ATGACCGTTCGCGTCGGCGTCAACGGCTTCGGCCGTATCGGTCGCACCTACCTGCGCGCCGCCCTCGCCCGCGCCGAGGCCGGCACCCAGGACGTCGAGGTGGTCGCGATCAACGACATCACCTCGCCGGCCACGCTCGCGCACCTGCTGGAGTACGACTCGACGTTCGGACGCATGGGACGCGAGGTGAGCCACGACGACAGCTCGATCACCGTCGACGGCCGGCGCATCACGGTCACCGCCGAACGCGACCCGGCCGCCCTGCGCTGGGCCGACCACGGCGCCGACATCGTCGTGGAGTCCACCGGCCGCTTCCGCGACCGTGAGTCCGCCGCCCTGCACCTGAAGGCAGGAGCGCACACCGTGCTGCTGTCCGCTCCCGGCAAGGGCGTGGACGCCACCATCGTCATGGGCGTCAACGACGGCACCTACGACCGCCACCGCGACCGGATCGGCCCGCACAAGGACCTGCGCCGCGCACGCTCGGCGGCACTGAGCATCATCCCGACCAGCACGGGCGCCGCCCGCGCCGTCGGACTGGTGGTACCGGAGCTGGCCGGCGCCCTGGACGGGATCGCGGTCCGGGTGCCCGTGGAGGACGGCTCCCTGACCGACCTGGCCGTCGTGCTGGAGCGCGAGGCCACGGCCGAGGAGGTCAACGCCGCGTTCACGACGGCCGCCGACGGGCCGCTCCACGGCGTCCTGCGCGTGTCGAAGGCGCCCATCGTCTCCCGCGACGTGATCGGGGACCCGTCGTCCTGCGTCTTCGACCCGGCCCTCACCCAGGTCAACGGCACCCTCGCCAAGGTCTTCGGCTGGTACGACAACGAGTGGGGCTACACCAACCGCCTCCTCGACCTGACCGCACTGGTCGCCGACGACTGA
- a CDS encoding CBS domain-containing protein — translation MRHRLVSDLMTVSVVRVHPDTGFKEIAKLLAEYDITAVPVVDDDDRPVGVVSEADLLRKEAAQLDPAGLLPVLHPKPASRAKAEAATAAGLMSTPAVTARPQWTVVEAAQVMERHRVKRLPVVDEAGRLVGMISRADLLRVFLRGDRAIREEINGDVLLRTLGIAPDAILVRVVDGRVTLRGTVERRSLVPVVVRLCGGVDGVVDVSADLEHRIDDSDTSAGSDPGTSRRSQLAS, via the coding sequence ATGCGGCACCGGTTGGTGAGCGACCTCATGACCGTGTCGGTCGTCCGGGTGCACCCCGACACCGGGTTCAAGGAGATCGCCAAGCTGCTCGCCGAGTACGACATCACGGCCGTACCGGTGGTGGACGACGACGACCGTCCCGTGGGCGTCGTCTCCGAAGCGGACCTGTTGCGCAAGGAGGCCGCACAACTGGATCCGGCCGGTCTGCTGCCGGTGCTGCACCCGAAGCCGGCCAGCCGCGCGAAGGCTGAGGCGGCGACGGCCGCGGGGCTGATGAGCACTCCGGCCGTGACCGCCCGACCGCAGTGGACGGTGGTGGAGGCCGCCCAGGTCATGGAGCGCCACCGGGTCAAGCGGCTGCCGGTCGTCGACGAGGCGGGCCGGCTGGTCGGGATGATCAGCAGGGCGGACCTGCTCCGCGTGTTCCTGCGGGGCGACCGCGCCATCCGCGAGGAGATCAACGGAGACGTACTCCTGCGCACCCTGGGCATCGCGCCCGACGCGATCCTCGTACGAGTGGTCGACGGACGGGTCACCCTCCGTGGCACCGTCGAGCGCAGGTCCCTCGTCCCGGTCGTGGTGCGGCTGTGCGGCGGTGTGGACGGAGTCGTCGACGTCTCCGCCGACCTGGAGCACCGCATCGACGACTCCGACACATCGGCGGGCTCGGATCCGGGCACGTCGCGCCGGTCCCAGCTGGCGAGCTGA
- a CDS encoding pyridoxamine 5'-phosphate oxidase family protein, whose translation MPISKPNGAAKPRRSVDLDSHEALRLLGSVSFGRIVFTRHALPTVRPVNHVLDDGDIVIRTHEGTALTARAQEAGDLGVVVAYEADAIDPETHLGWSVVVTGYARPVTDPEELARYQAMLRPWASGTMDHAVRIRPDLVTGIRLTAVEADA comes from the coding sequence ATGCCGATCAGCAAACCCAACGGAGCCGCCAAGCCCCGGAGGTCAGTCGACCTCGACAGCCACGAGGCACTGCGGCTGCTCGGCAGTGTGTCCTTCGGACGGATCGTCTTCACCCGGCACGCGCTGCCGACCGTCCGTCCCGTCAACCATGTCCTGGACGACGGCGACATCGTCATCCGCACCCATGAGGGCACGGCACTGACCGCGCGGGCCCAGGAGGCGGGCGACCTGGGCGTCGTGGTGGCGTACGAGGCCGACGCCATCGATCCGGAGACGCACCTGGGCTGGAGCGTGGTCGTCACCGGCTACGCGCGCCCGGTCACCGATCCCGAGGAGCTGGCCCGCTACCAGGCGATGCTGCGGCCCTGGGCGAGCGGAACCATGGACCACGCGGTCCGTATCCGCCCGGATCTGGTCACCGGCATCCGCCTCACGGCCGTCGAGGCCGACGCCTGA